Proteins from a genomic interval of Yoonia sp. GPGPB17:
- a CDS encoding histidine phosphatase family protein — protein sequence MTYPELYILRHGETTWNAENRMQGELNSPLTDKGRRDAARQGAILAHLDLSGFTFLSSPQGRAFQTAGIALAGIADNIRTDDRLREIGVGDWSGRLRDELPMPKGKDPFMAQYEIAPNGEGFARVKTRCREFLANLQGPAVLVTHGITSSMIRGLVVGEKAYATRTTHGGQGCVYHLKNGEQFLLE from the coding sequence ATGACCTATCCGGAACTCTACATCCTGCGCCACGGTGAAACGACGTGGAACGCCGAAAACCGCATGCAGGGTGAGCTGAATTCCCCGCTGACGGATAAGGGACGGCGCGATGCTGCGCGACAAGGCGCCATTCTGGCGCATCTCGATCTGAGCGGTTTTACCTTTCTAAGCAGCCCACAGGGGCGCGCTTTTCAGACAGCTGGTATTGCGCTGGCCGGGATCGCGGACAATATCCGCACCGACGACCGCCTACGCGAAATCGGCGTGGGCGACTGGTCGGGTCGGTTGCGGGATGAACTGCCGATGCCGAAAGGGAAGGATCCGTTTATGGCACAATATGAGATTGCCCCGAATGGGGAAGGTTTCGCCAGGGTGAAAACCCGTTGCCGTGAATTCTTGGCTAATCTGCAAGGACCGGCCGTGCTGGTCACCCACGGGATCACCAGCAGTATGATCCGCGGATTGGTTGTTGGCGAAAAGGCTTATGCGACCCGCACGACACATGGCGGGCAGGGGTGCGTCTATCATTTAAAAAACGGTGAGCAATTCCTGTTGGAATGA
- a CDS encoding HU family DNA-binding protein, whose protein sequence is MATAPKTPVAEDAAKLLKKPDLLDEVVARTNLKKRDVKPAVEAAFAILADALRDGYMVNVSPLGKLRVVKAKALEGGASVMTVKLRTPKNAAIAADDA, encoded by the coding sequence ATGGCAACCGCACCAAAGACGCCCGTCGCCGAAGACGCAGCAAAGTTGCTGAAAAAACCTGACCTGCTAGATGAGGTTGTCGCGCGCACCAATCTTAAGAAACGCGATGTCAAGCCAGCTGTCGAAGCCGCCTTTGCCATTTTGGCGGATGCATTGCGCGACGGTTACATGGTGAATGTATCGCCGCTTGGTAAGCTACGTGTGGTCAAAGCCAAAGCTCTGGAAGGCGGTGCCAGCGTGATGACCGTCAAACTGCGCACCCCAAAAAACGCAGCGATTGCGGCTGATGATGCGTAG
- a CDS encoding ATP-grasp domain-containing protein, producing MQWILQQFEDTERLASALDKLGIGYSMHKVIPFVGALDPEPAIANRDAVVLFGSYTLWRYAKAHHLTPGVFKIRPFVHEAAWHPYLLNGAGALFITLKDIPNTLPVDGPDLFFRPVSDSKEVAGSVKSRAEIIAIAEKVLSIDPSEIPGGSLEHDTQLMLTQPVSIQKEWRLWVVDNKIVTYSLYKEGRRVVYRPEIDDDALAYAQHLVDANRGYSRAFVIDICRTSDGLKMIETNCINAAGFYAADLDKLAYAIDTLNGIWWRG from the coding sequence ATGCAATGGATTCTTCAGCAGTTCGAAGACACCGAAAGGCTCGCCAGCGCCCTCGATAAGCTTGGGATAGGCTATAGCATGCATAAAGTCATCCCATTTGTAGGCGCGCTCGATCCTGAACCCGCAATTGCTAACAGGGACGCGGTGGTATTGTTTGGTTCATATACGCTTTGGCGGTATGCAAAAGCGCACCATCTTACCCCTGGCGTCTTCAAGATACGTCCCTTTGTGCACGAGGCCGCTTGGCACCCATACCTCCTGAACGGTGCAGGTGCCTTGTTCATAACACTCAAAGACATCCCCAACACTTTGCCTGTCGATGGACCGGACTTGTTTTTCCGCCCGGTAAGCGACAGCAAAGAAGTCGCCGGTTCGGTCAAATCACGCGCTGAGATTATCGCGATAGCCGAAAAGGTATTGTCGATTGATCCCTCTGAAATTCCGGGTGGCTCACTTGAGCATGATACCCAACTGATGCTGACCCAACCTGTCAGCATTCAAAAAGAATGGCGGCTATGGGTCGTTGACAACAAGATCGTCACGTATTCCCTTTATAAGGAGGGGCGACGCGTCGTCTATCGACCCGAAATTGACGACGATGCACTGGCCTACGCCCAGCACCTCGTCGACGCAAACCGCGGCTATTCGCGCGCGTTTGTCATTGATATCTGCCGAACATCTGACGGCCTGAAAATGATCGAAACCAACTGCATAAATGCCGCAGGTTTTTACGCTGCCGATTTGGACAAGCTTGCATATGCAATTGATACATTAAATGGGATTTGGTGGCGCGGTTGA
- a CDS encoding universal stress protein, which translates to MFKNITVAVDGSDHAWRALGVACDLAKHYDSQLHLIHTPELASTGLAVGSGAVEIPPTDAEIAKAGEVVMAEAATMARDAGIEPASQLVRNGTPSAEAVSVATETASDLIVTGRRGVGSLQSLLLGSTSQKIAHDAPCAFLTVK; encoded by the coding sequence ATGTTTAAGAATATCACTGTCGCCGTCGATGGATCGGATCATGCGTGGCGGGCGCTTGGAGTCGCCTGCGACCTTGCAAAGCACTACGACAGCCAACTCCACCTCATCCATACGCCGGAACTGGCCTCAACAGGTCTTGCCGTCGGATCGGGTGCGGTCGAGATTCCACCCACCGACGCAGAGATCGCAAAGGCGGGCGAGGTGGTCATGGCAGAGGCCGCGACGATGGCCCGCGATGCAGGCATCGAACCGGCCAGCCAATTGGTGCGCAACGGGACGCCATCGGCAGAAGCTGTCAGCGTCGCGACGGAAACAGCTTCTGATCTGATCGTCACCGGCAGACGCGGCGTCGGCAGTCTGCAAAGCCTCTTGCTGGGCAGCACATCGCAGAAAATAGCCCATGATGCGCCCTGCGCTTTTCTAACGGTGAAATAG
- a CDS encoding pirin family protein, producing the protein MSWNPALDPDCPTGDSVDAIETVIVPRARDLGGFEVRRALPAPRRQMVGPFIFFDQMGPAEFVTGKGIDVRPHPHIGLATVTYLHRGAIHHRDSLGTDQWIEPGAMNLMVAGHGITHSERMDGEALKKPQSLFGIQSWIALPKGAEDREAAFIHAPKGDLPLMDGEGKQVRLIMGAAYGARAPVETPSEMFYLDAVLEPGAGLPLPDNHEDRGAYVLEGSVEIAGETYDHGKMMVFRPGDRVSMKAGPQGACVMLLGGATMEGERYIWWNFVASSKERIEEAKEAWRAGDWQNGRFQLPPGDDAEFIPLPER; encoded by the coding sequence ATGAGCTGGAACCCTGCACTTGATCCTGATTGTCCTACGGGTGATTCCGTGGACGCCATTGAAACCGTAATCGTCCCACGCGCCCGTGATCTGGGCGGTTTTGAGGTGCGGCGCGCTTTGCCTGCACCCCGTCGTCAGATGGTGGGTCCCTTTATCTTCTTTGACCAGATGGGCCCCGCAGAATTTGTGACGGGTAAGGGCATTGATGTCCGTCCCCATCCGCATATAGGTTTGGCCACCGTGACTTACCTACATCGCGGGGCGATTCACCATCGCGACAGCCTTGGTACTGATCAATGGATCGAGCCGGGTGCCATGAACCTGATGGTTGCAGGGCATGGTATCACCCATTCGGAACGGATGGACGGTGAGGCACTGAAGAAACCGCAGAGCCTGTTTGGCATCCAGTCCTGGATTGCTTTGCCGAAAGGGGCCGAGGATCGCGAGGCCGCTTTCATCCATGCGCCGAAAGGTGACTTGCCGCTGATGGATGGCGAAGGCAAGCAGGTGCGCCTGATCATGGGCGCTGCCTACGGCGCGCGTGCGCCGGTCGAGACACCGTCCGAGATGTTCTATCTTGATGCGGTATTGGAGCCTGGGGCAGGGCTGCCGCTGCCGGACAATCACGAGGATCGCGGCGCGTACGTTCTGGAAGGTTCTGTTGAAATTGCCGGTGAAACCTATGACCACGGAAAGATGATGGTGTTTCGCCCCGGTGATCGGGTCAGTATGAAGGCTGGCCCCCAAGGCGCGTGTGTGATGCTCTTGGGCGGCGCGACGATGGAGGGCGAGCGCTACATCTGGTGGAACTTCGTAGCCTCCAGCAAGGAACGCATCGAAGAAGCGAAAGAAGCCTGGCGCGCCGGTGATTGGCAAAATGGCCGCTTTCAATTACCGCCCGGCGATGATGCAGAATTTATTCCGCTGCCAGAGCGTTAA
- the lon gene encoding endopeptidase La encodes MQEPLSSSYPVLPLRDIVVFPHMIVPLFVGRDKSVRALEEVMQDDKQILLSSQVDPGEDDPKEDGIYRAGVLANVLQLLKLPDGTVKVLVEGRARVKITDFVPNDSFFEASCEYLSETEGDPAEVEALVRNVSAEFERYAKVKKNIPEEAMAAVGDATEPAKLADLVAGHLGIEVDQKQGLLETLSVSERLEKVFGMMQGEMSVLQVEKKIKTRVKSQMERTQREYYLNEQMKAIQKELGDGEEGQNEVDELEAKIAETKLSKEAREKVDAELKKLKNMSPMSAEATVVRNYMDWILGVPWGVKSRTKKDLHKAQEVLDNDHYGLEKVKERIVEYLAVQQRSKKLKGPIMCLVGPPGVGKTSLGKSVAKATGREFIRISLGGVRDESEIRGHRRTYIGSMPGKIIQALKKAKTTNPLILLDEIDKMGQDFRGDPASAMLEVLDPEQNSTFVDHYLEVEYDLSNVMFLTTANSYNMPGPLLDRMEIISLSGYTEDEKVEIAKQHLLPKVMKNHGLKDKEFSVADDALLAMVRVYTREAGVRNMERELAKVARKAVTMIVKKEADIINVTAGNLNDFLGVEKHRFGLAEEMDQVGVVTGLAWTSVGGELLNIEALRLPGKGRMKTTGKLGDVMKESIDAASSYVRSIAPEIGVKPPKFDSIDIHVHVPDGATPKDGPSAYLAMVTSIVSVLTNIPVRKDIAMTGEVSLRGNAMPIGGLKEKLLAALRGGITTVLIPQDNAKDLPEIPDNVKEGLTIIPVSHVSEVLEHALVSKPEAIEWDEAAEEAAAAALKAQSGGEGARAH; translated from the coding sequence ATGCAAGAACCGTTGAGTTCATCCTATCCCGTCCTGCCGCTGCGCGACATTGTGGTGTTCCCGCATATGATCGTGCCGCTGTTTGTAGGCCGTGATAAATCCGTCCGCGCCCTCGAAGAGGTTATGCAGGATGACAAACAAATTCTATTATCCAGTCAGGTCGATCCCGGAGAGGACGACCCTAAAGAAGACGGAATTTACCGCGCCGGTGTGCTGGCAAATGTGTTGCAATTGCTGAAATTGCCGGATGGCACCGTCAAAGTGCTTGTCGAGGGCCGGGCACGTGTCAAAATCACGGATTTCGTCCCTAACGACAGCTTTTTCGAGGCATCTTGCGAATATTTGTCTGAGACTGAAGGCGACCCCGCTGAAGTGGAAGCCTTGGTGCGCAACGTCTCGGCTGAGTTCGAGCGCTACGCGAAGGTAAAGAAGAACATCCCGGAAGAGGCGATGGCCGCTGTGGGTGATGCGACAGAACCAGCGAAGCTGGCTGATCTGGTCGCCGGGCATCTGGGCATTGAAGTGGACCAAAAGCAGGGGCTTTTAGAAACGCTTTCTGTGTCCGAGCGTCTGGAGAAGGTCTTTGGCATGATGCAGGGCGAAATGTCGGTGCTTCAGGTCGAAAAGAAGATCAAAACCCGCGTCAAATCCCAGATGGAGCGGACCCAGCGTGAGTACTATCTGAATGAGCAGATGAAGGCCATTCAGAAGGAACTCGGCGACGGCGAAGAAGGCCAAAACGAGGTTGATGAGCTTGAGGCCAAGATCGCTGAAACCAAGCTGTCGAAAGAGGCCCGCGAAAAGGTGGATGCAGAGCTGAAAAAGCTCAAGAACATGTCGCCGATGTCTGCGGAAGCCACCGTTGTGCGCAACTATATGGACTGGATTTTGGGCGTGCCATGGGGCGTGAAATCGCGCACCAAGAAAGACCTGCACAAGGCGCAGGAGGTTCTAGACAACGACCACTATGGCCTTGAAAAGGTGAAAGAGCGGATTGTTGAGTATCTGGCGGTGCAGCAGCGCTCCAAGAAACTCAAAGGGCCAATCATGTGTCTGGTCGGCCCTCCAGGTGTGGGTAAGACCAGCCTGGGTAAATCCGTTGCCAAAGCGACGGGGCGTGAGTTCATTCGCATCTCGCTGGGTGGCGTACGTGACGAAAGCGAAATTCGCGGTCACCGTCGGACTTACATTGGTTCGATGCCCGGTAAGATCATTCAGGCGCTGAAGAAGGCGAAAACCACGAACCCGCTGATCTTGCTCGATGAAATCGACAAGATGGGGCAGGATTTCCGCGGAGATCCCGCATCTGCGATGTTGGAGGTGCTTGATCCCGAGCAGAACTCGACTTTTGTCGATCACTATCTCGAGGTCGAGTATGACCTCTCGAACGTGATGTTCCTGACCACAGCAAACTCCTACAACATGCCGGGGCCACTCTTGGACCGGATGGAGATCATTTCGCTCTCTGGCTACACCGAGGATGAAAAGGTTGAGATCGCCAAGCAGCACCTGTTGCCAAAAGTCATGAAAAACCACGGCTTGAAAGATAAAGAGTTTTCGGTTGCGGATGACGCTTTGCTGGCGATGGTGCGTGTCTACACCCGCGAGGCCGGTGTGCGGAACATGGAACGTGAGCTGGCCAAGGTGGCCCGCAAGGCTGTCACTATGATCGTGAAGAAAGAGGCGGATATCATCAATGTCACCGCGGGCAATCTGAACGACTTCCTCGGTGTTGAAAAGCACCGCTTTGGCTTGGCTGAGGAAATGGATCAGGTGGGTGTCGTCACCGGTCTGGCGTGGACCTCAGTTGGTGGCGAGTTGTTGAACATCGAAGCACTGCGCCTGCCGGGCAAAGGCCGGATGAAGACCACGGGCAAGCTGGGCGATGTGATGAAGGAATCCATCGATGCGGCGTCATCTTATGTGCGGTCCATTGCGCCCGAGATTGGTGTGAAGCCACCGAAGTTCGACAGTATCGACATCCACGTGCACGTTCCCGATGGGGCCACGCCAAAGGATGGCCCAAGTGCCTACCTGGCGATGGTGACGTCTATTGTCTCGGTCCTGACGAATATCCCTGTGCGCAAGGATATCGCCATGACGGGCGAGGTGTCATTGCGCGGCAACGCCATGCCGATTGGCGGTCTGAAGGAAAAACTGCTGGCCGCATTGCGCGGTGGGATCACGACTGTGCTGATCCCGCAGGACAACGCCAAGGATTTGCCGGAAATCCCGGACAACGTGAAAGAGGGGCTGACAATCATCCCCGTCAGTCACGTCTCGGAAGTCTTGGAGCATGCGCTTGTCAGCAAACCTGAGGCGATTGAGTGGGACGAGGCCGCAGAAGAAGCAGCCGCGGCCGCGCTCAAAGCGCAAAGCGGCGGTGAGGGTGCGCGCGCGCATTAA